One Tomitella gaofuii DNA segment encodes these proteins:
- a CDS encoding LLM class F420-dependent oxidoreductase encodes MKLGLQLGYWGARPPEDVAPLVAAAEECGFDSAFTAESWGSDALTPLAWWGSDTRRLRLGTSVAQLSARTPTAAAMAALTMDHLTGGRFILGLGVSGPQVVEGWYGQPFAKPLARTREYVQVIRDVLAREAPVTQAGPHYPLPYAGEGATGLGKPLKPITHPLRADVPIWLGAEGPKNVAQTAEIADGWLAIYYSPRLAPMYDEWLDEGFARPGARRSRQDFEIAATCQITVTDDPGAVRDGVRPTVALYVGGMGAPELNFHAQVYRRMGYGAVVDEVTALFRSGRKDEAAAAIPDEMIDETMIIGDAEHVRREVARWKAAGVTTMLVTCRDAAQVRRLAEVVLQGA; translated from the coding sequence ATGAAGCTCGGCCTGCAACTCGGATACTGGGGCGCCCGGCCGCCGGAGGACGTCGCGCCGCTGGTCGCCGCAGCGGAGGAATGCGGGTTCGACTCCGCGTTCACCGCCGAGTCCTGGGGGTCCGACGCGCTCACGCCGCTCGCGTGGTGGGGGTCGGACACCCGCCGGTTGCGGCTCGGCACGTCGGTGGCACAGCTCTCCGCGCGCACGCCCACCGCCGCCGCCATGGCCGCGCTCACCATGGACCACCTGACCGGGGGGCGGTTCATCCTGGGGCTCGGCGTCTCCGGCCCGCAGGTGGTGGAGGGGTGGTACGGGCAGCCGTTCGCCAAGCCGCTCGCCCGCACGCGCGAGTACGTGCAGGTGATCCGCGATGTGCTGGCGCGTGAGGCGCCGGTGACGCAGGCCGGCCCGCACTACCCGCTGCCGTACGCGGGGGAGGGGGCGACGGGGCTGGGCAAGCCGCTCAAGCCCATCACCCACCCGCTGCGCGCCGACGTGCCGATCTGGCTGGGCGCCGAGGGGCCCAAGAACGTGGCGCAGACGGCAGAGATCGCGGACGGATGGCTGGCCATCTACTACTCGCCGCGCCTGGCGCCGATGTACGACGAGTGGCTGGACGAGGGCTTCGCCCGCCCGGGCGCGCGGCGCAGCCGGCAGGACTTCGAGATCGCGGCCACGTGCCAGATCACCGTCACCGACGACCCGGGCGCGGTGCGCGACGGCGTGCGGCCCACGGTGGCGCTCTATGTGGGCGGCATGGGCGCGCCCGAGCTCAACTTCCACGCGCAGGTTTACCGCCGGATGGGTTACGGCGCGGTGGTCGACGAGGTGACGGCGCTGTTCCGGTCCGGGCGCAAGGACGAGGCCGCGGCGGCGATCCCCGACGAGATGATCGACGAGACGATGATCATCGGGGACGCGGAGCATGTGCGCCGCGAGGTGGCCCGGTGGAAGGCGGCGGGCGTCACCACGATGCTCGTGACCTGTCGGGACGCCGCTCAGGTGCGCCGCCTCGCCGAGGTGGTGCTGCAGGGGGCGTGA
- a CDS encoding ribbon-helix-helix protein, CopG family, whose product MADILIRGLDEATVAEIDRRAAESGQSRAEFLRRRLDVEFRSGTDIPVTVDDWRRFGAAAADLGDPSVMGEAWS is encoded by the coding sequence ATGGCCGATATCCTTATTCGCGGGTTGGACGAGGCGACGGTGGCGGAGATCGACCGTCGTGCGGCGGAGAGCGGGCAGTCGCGGGCGGAATTCTTGCGGCGACGGCTCGACGTGGAGTTCCGGTCCGGCACGGACATCCCTGTCACGGTGGACGACTGGCGCAGGTTCGGCGCTGCGGCGGCGGACCTGGGCGATCCCTCCGTGATGGGGGAGGCCTGGTCGTGA
- a CDS encoding helix-turn-helix transcriptional regulator: MAAPDGRAGLPGRGASARHPGPRSAPAPVARLSDQRAAVLDRLRHHPDGARIAELAEESGLHANTLREHLDALAAAGYVERSRSAPQGRGRPAWIYTAQIEPGAGAPHADPRLRDYAGLAMSLASILRRVSSDVERDGLAAGVEWGRNLAREHRGSGAPEERLVQLLTELGFAPTLRDDGVSLRQCPLIDAARTYPDVVCTVHRGIVRGALVEFGGDPDASTLTAFAEPDACRLEITPVRPRAQGGTPGGSDHGGTDCGGTDCGGAAPAATPRDRA, from the coding sequence ATGGCTGCACCGGATGGCCGCGCCGGCCTGCCCGGCCGTGGCGCTTCCGCCCGTCACCCCGGGCCCCGCTCCGCACCCGCGCCGGTCGCCCGCCTGTCCGACCAGCGCGCCGCCGTCCTGGACCGGCTGCGGCACCATCCCGACGGTGCGCGCATCGCCGAGCTCGCCGAGGAATCCGGCCTGCATGCCAACACGCTGCGCGAACACCTCGACGCATTGGCCGCGGCCGGATACGTCGAACGCAGCCGCTCCGCACCGCAGGGACGCGGCCGCCCCGCGTGGATCTACACCGCCCAGATCGAGCCCGGCGCGGGCGCCCCGCATGCCGATCCACGGCTGCGTGACTACGCAGGACTCGCGATGTCGCTGGCGTCGATCCTTCGGCGCGTCAGTTCCGACGTGGAGCGCGACGGGCTCGCCGCGGGCGTCGAATGGGGACGCAACCTCGCCCGGGAGCACCGCGGATCCGGTGCCCCCGAGGAACGCCTGGTGCAACTGCTCACCGAGCTCGGTTTCGCGCCCACACTCCGCGACGACGGTGTCTCGCTGCGCCAGTGCCCGCTCATCGACGCGGCACGCACCTACCCGGACGTGGTGTGCACGGTGCATCGCGGCATCGTCCGCGGCGCACTCGTCGAGTTCGGCGGCGACCCGGACGCGAGCACCCTCACCGCCTTCGCCGAGCCGGACGCGTGCCGCCTGGAGATCACCCCCGTCCGGCCGCGTGCCCAGGGCGGCACGCCCGGCGGCTCGGACCACGGCGGAACAGACTGCGGCGGGACAGACTGCGGCGGGGCCGCACCCGCAGCCACGCCGCGGGACCGGGCGTGA
- a CDS encoding acyl-CoA synthetase, with product MALNIADLIEHCVDLVPDRIALESGDRTRTYAQMDERANRLAHHLIARGVRPGDRVGLYSRNTIECIEAMIAIFKARAVMVNVNYRYVEKELTHILDDSDAVALIYERQYSDKVAAILPGLPKITATVVIEDGTDAQYGTHGAARYEDALAAQPGERDFGARSGDDLYFLYTGGTTGMPKGVMWRQEDVWRVLGGGINFVTGEYVADEWQLANEGAGNPQMVRYPIPPFIHGGSQWAVFQSLFTAGKAVVYPEFDGDFAWQVIEKHGVNVLFIVGDAMARPMIDGLLSGKHDTSTLYAIASSAALFSPSVKRQYLDALPNTVLTDSIGSSETGFSGMGLITKDTKPDSGPRVKIDESTKVLGEDGEPVEPGSGQVGLLARCGILPIGYHKDEAKTAKTFQTIRGVRYSIPGDYATVDADGTVTMLGRGSVSINTGGEKVFPEEVEGALKAHPDVFDALVVGIPDDRMGSAVAAVVAVRDDAVPSFDSVDAAAREHIAGYKTPRALWFVDEIKRSPAGKPDYKWAVSITESRPADARKAAAATNS from the coding sequence GTGGCCCTGAATATCGCTGACCTCATCGAGCACTGTGTGGACCTCGTGCCGGATCGGATCGCCCTCGAGTCCGGCGACCGCACCCGCACCTACGCGCAGATGGACGAGCGCGCCAACCGGCTCGCGCACCATCTGATCGCGCGGGGCGTGCGGCCGGGCGACCGCGTCGGGCTCTACAGCCGCAACACGATCGAATGCATCGAGGCCATGATCGCCATCTTCAAGGCGCGCGCGGTCATGGTGAACGTGAACTACCGGTACGTGGAGAAGGAGCTCACCCATATCCTCGACGACTCCGACGCGGTGGCGCTGATCTACGAGCGCCAGTACTCGGACAAGGTCGCGGCCATCCTGCCGGGCCTGCCGAAGATCACCGCCACGGTGGTCATCGAGGACGGCACGGACGCCCAGTACGGCACCCATGGCGCCGCGCGATACGAGGATGCGCTCGCCGCGCAGCCGGGCGAGCGGGACTTCGGCGCGCGTTCCGGCGACGACCTCTACTTCCTCTACACCGGCGGCACCACCGGCATGCCGAAGGGGGTGATGTGGCGCCAGGAAGACGTGTGGCGTGTGCTCGGCGGCGGCATCAACTTCGTCACCGGTGAGTACGTGGCCGACGAGTGGCAGCTGGCCAACGAGGGCGCCGGCAACCCGCAGATGGTGCGCTACCCGATCCCGCCGTTCATTCACGGCGGCTCGCAGTGGGCCGTCTTCCAGAGCCTGTTCACTGCGGGCAAGGCCGTGGTCTACCCGGAGTTCGACGGCGACTTCGCCTGGCAGGTCATCGAGAAGCACGGGGTCAACGTGTTGTTCATCGTCGGTGACGCGATGGCCCGGCCGATGATCGACGGGCTGCTGTCCGGCAAGCACGACACTTCCACGCTCTACGCCATCGCCTCGAGCGCCGCATTGTTCTCTCCGTCGGTCAAGCGCCAGTACCTGGACGCGCTGCCGAACACCGTGCTCACCGATTCGATCGGGTCATCGGAGACGGGGTTCTCCGGCATGGGCCTGATCACCAAGGACACGAAGCCGGACTCGGGTCCGCGCGTGAAGATCGACGAGTCTACGAAGGTTCTCGGCGAGGACGGCGAACCGGTCGAGCCGGGCTCGGGCCAGGTGGGCCTGCTCGCGCGGTGCGGCATCCTGCCCATCGGCTACCACAAGGACGAGGCGAAGACGGCCAAGACGTTCCAGACGATCAGGGGTGTCCGTTACTCGATCCCCGGCGACTACGCGACCGTCGACGCCGACGGCACCGTGACGATGCTGGGCCGCGGCTCGGTGTCGATCAACACCGGCGGCGAGAAGGTCTTCCCCGAGGAGGTCGAGGGCGCGCTCAAGGCGCACCCGGACGTCTTCGACGCGCTCGTGGTGGGCATCCCCGACGACAGGATGGGCAGCGCCGTGGCCGCGGTGGTCGCCGTGCGCGACGACGCGGTGCCGAGCTTCGACTCGGTCGATGCGGCCGCGCGCGAGCACATCGCCGGGTACAAGACGCCGCGTGCGCTGTGGTTCGTCGACGAGATCAAGCGTTCGCCCGCCGGCAAGCCCGACTACAAGTGGGCCGTATCCATCACCGAATCCCGCCCCGCAGACGCCCGCAAGGCCGCTGCGGCCACCAACTCCTGA
- a CDS encoding amino acid permease → MIWSMLAACAVVAAVAGAVLPRRARFAPLGRPWFWLLFPATCLVAAWWVGVSIGWVGNLGGSARFFWDAFTPAPEGQQFLSNEQFQQMQDQRRLRRVLPVAVAVGAVLSVWAWRRRRI, encoded by the coding sequence ATGATCTGGTCGATGCTCGCAGCGTGCGCCGTCGTCGCGGCGGTGGCCGGCGCGGTCCTCCCCCGGCGCGCCCGGTTCGCGCCGCTGGGGCGGCCGTGGTTCTGGCTGCTGTTCCCCGCCACCTGCCTCGTCGCCGCCTGGTGGGTAGGCGTGTCGATCGGGTGGGTCGGGAACCTCGGCGGCTCGGCTCGCTTCTTTTGGGACGCGTTCACGCCGGCGCCCGAGGGCCAGCAGTTCCTCAGCAACGAGCAGTTCCAGCAGATGCAGGACCAGCGCCGGCTGCGACGGGTGCTGCCGGTGGCGGTGGCGGTAGGTGCCGTGCTGTCGGTGTGGGCCTGGCGCCGGCGCCGCATATGA
- a CDS encoding PIN domain nuclease: MTRAPWLIDKSALVRMPDSRDVDEWNNRVRRGLVRIATVTLLEVGYSARSAEGHRSALTTAPIALMPVEHATPAAERRAVEVQGMLAARGHHRGPSVPDLIIAAVAEHARLTVLHVDRDFELIAEVTGQPVARLAVS, translated from the coding sequence GTGACGCGGGCGCCGTGGCTGATCGACAAGTCAGCATTGGTACGCATGCCGGATTCGCGCGATGTCGACGAATGGAACAATCGGGTTCGGCGCGGCCTCGTCCGCATCGCCACGGTGACCTTGTTGGAGGTGGGCTACTCCGCGCGCTCTGCGGAGGGGCACCGGAGCGCATTGACCACCGCGCCGATCGCCCTTATGCCCGTCGAGCACGCGACTCCCGCCGCCGAGCGCCGTGCCGTCGAGGTCCAGGGGATGCTGGCGGCACGCGGGCATCACCGGGGCCCGTCGGTGCCGGACCTGATCATCGCGGCCGTTGCCGAGCACGCGCGCCTCACCGTGCTGCATGTGGACAGGGACTTCGAACTGATCGCCGAGGTCACCGGTCAGCCCGTCGCCCGTCTGGCGGTGTCATGA
- a CDS encoding DedA family protein gives MLDSINDFIISESDALWLYPLLFSVCIIDGFFPPVPSETVLVTLGSLGGATGEPYLWAVIPVAALGAVIGDNIAYSIGKFVGTDRWAWMRKPKTAAAFAWARRALDERGPVIIVTARFIPVGRIAVNITAGATGYPRRVFFPLTVVAGLIWASYSALMGHFVGSWFESQPLLGAVISICVAVVVGFIVDKLMQRFQARKRPAADEDAQSEESTH, from the coding sequence TTGTTGGATTCGATCAACGACTTCATCATCAGTGAGTCGGATGCGCTGTGGCTCTATCCGCTGTTGTTCTCGGTGTGCATCATCGACGGCTTCTTCCCGCCGGTGCCCAGCGAGACGGTGCTGGTCACCCTCGGGTCGCTGGGCGGGGCCACCGGCGAGCCGTACCTGTGGGCGGTGATCCCGGTGGCGGCCCTGGGGGCGGTGATCGGCGACAACATCGCCTACTCCATCGGTAAGTTCGTCGGCACCGACCGGTGGGCGTGGATGCGCAAACCGAAGACGGCCGCGGCCTTCGCCTGGGCCCGTCGCGCACTGGACGAGCGCGGGCCGGTGATCATCGTGACGGCGCGCTTCATCCCGGTGGGGCGTATCGCGGTGAACATCACCGCCGGGGCCACCGGATACCCGCGGCGCGTGTTCTTCCCGCTGACCGTCGTCGCCGGGCTCATCTGGGCGTCGTACTCGGCGCTGATGGGGCACTTCGTCGGCAGCTGGTTCGAGTCGCAGCCGCTGCTGGGAGCGGTGATCTCGATCTGCGTCGCCGTGGTGGTGGGCTTCATCGTGGACAAGCTCATGCAGCGATTCCAGGCGCGCAAGCGGCCGGCCGCTGACGAGGATGCGCAGTCGGAGGAGTCGACGCACTGA
- a CDS encoding multicopper oxidase domain-containing protein yields MLWPHVDEARRKKPIHFPPLSVLAGAAWLAGSLVTLTVGLAVAAAHGGPAVWSSAEDALRGVVPALVAGFLAQVLLGALSYLMPVVLGSRPSATQQATKVLDTLAVARVTMVNAALLLAVLPTPRRVQQFSWIVVVVGLAVFVLLLARAWLVARKAGSGPMTPPGRGARVDPDKGRRLGHALAGLGVAVLVAAAGVAVDPAAAGFDSGAATQAAGPAAQSTGETTTVSLHVQGMRFVDADGRTLGAGTPIEVPRGDKLVIELTNTGDQRHDLVLANGARSPRLAVGQSARIDAGVIDGNVDGWCDIAGHRQMGMVLRIDAVGGDGDAVTPGIGRGSGRGMMHGRMMDRGRQDSPQAAQADGTSAVPSLPDLLADPGPGFQARDAALAPASDETVHKLTLDVTDEKIEVAPGFTQTLWPYGVDGQAGTVPGPVLRGKVGDRFEITLRNDATMDHSIDFHAGSLAPDRPMRSIAPGESLTYTFTATKSGIWLYHCSTMPMSLHIANGMFGAVIIDPPDLPPVDREYVLVQSEEYLGADGSIADQAKINAENPDLVVFNGYPNQYDHDPLTAKVGERVRIWVLAAGPNDGTTFHVIGGQFDTVWKEGAYLLRAGNSSQGGSQALDLGPAQGGFVELVFPEAGHYPFVDHAMVDAERGAHGIVRVTD; encoded by the coding sequence GTGCTGTGGCCGCACGTCGACGAGGCGCGCCGCAAGAAGCCGATCCACTTCCCCCCGCTGTCGGTGCTCGCCGGGGCCGCCTGGCTGGCCGGATCCCTCGTCACGCTGACGGTGGGCCTGGCGGTGGCCGCCGCGCATGGCGGACCCGCGGTGTGGTCGTCGGCCGAGGACGCCCTGCGCGGCGTCGTCCCCGCCCTCGTCGCCGGGTTCCTCGCGCAGGTGCTGCTGGGCGCACTCTCCTACCTCATGCCGGTGGTCCTCGGCTCGCGGCCGTCGGCCACGCAGCAGGCGACGAAAGTCCTCGACACCCTCGCCGTCGCCCGCGTCACCATGGTCAACGCCGCGCTGCTGCTCGCCGTGCTACCGACTCCGCGGCGCGTGCAGCAGTTCTCGTGGATCGTCGTGGTCGTCGGGCTCGCCGTGTTCGTCCTCCTCCTGGCGCGCGCGTGGCTGGTGGCGCGCAAGGCCGGGAGCGGTCCGATGACCCCGCCCGGCCGCGGCGCACGCGTCGACCCTGACAAGGGCCGGCGTCTCGGTCACGCGCTCGCCGGACTCGGGGTTGCGGTGCTCGTCGCGGCGGCCGGGGTCGCGGTGGACCCCGCCGCGGCGGGCTTCGACTCCGGCGCGGCCACGCAGGCCGCGGGTCCTGCCGCGCAGTCGACCGGCGAGACGACGACGGTGTCGCTGCATGTGCAGGGCATGCGCTTCGTCGACGCCGACGGCCGCACCCTTGGCGCCGGCACCCCCATCGAGGTCCCACGCGGCGACAAGCTGGTCATCGAACTGACGAACACCGGCGACCAGCGCCACGACCTCGTACTCGCCAACGGTGCGCGCTCGCCGCGGCTGGCGGTGGGGCAATCGGCGCGGATCGACGCGGGCGTGATCGACGGGAACGTCGACGGGTGGTGCGACATCGCCGGCCACCGGCAGATGGGCATGGTGCTGCGCATCGACGCCGTCGGCGGGGACGGGGACGCGGTGACGCCGGGAATCGGCCGGGGCAGCGGGCGCGGAATGATGCACGGTCGGATGATGGACCGTGGGCGGCAGGATTCGCCGCAGGCCGCACAGGCGGACGGCACCTCGGCCGTGCCCTCGCTGCCGGACCTGCTCGCCGACCCGGGCCCCGGGTTCCAGGCACGCGACGCCGCGCTCGCCCCCGCGTCGGATGAGACGGTGCACAAGCTCACCTTGGACGTCACTGACGAGAAGATCGAGGTGGCGCCCGGATTCACGCAGACGCTGTGGCCGTACGGCGTCGACGGGCAGGCCGGCACCGTGCCCGGCCCCGTGCTGCGCGGCAAGGTGGGCGACAGGTTCGAGATCACGCTCCGCAACGACGCCACCATGGATCACTCCATCGACTTCCACGCGGGCAGCCTGGCCCCCGACCGGCCCATGCGCAGCATCGCGCCGGGCGAGTCGCTGACGTACACCTTCACCGCGACGAAGTCCGGCATCTGGCTCTACCACTGCTCCACGATGCCGATGTCGCTGCACATCGCCAACGGCATGTTCGGGGCGGTCATCATCGACCCGCCCGACCTGCCACCGGTGGACAGGGAATACGTGCTGGTCCAGTCCGAGGAGTACCTGGGGGCCGACGGTTCCATCGCAGACCAGGCGAAGATCAACGCGGAGAACCCCGACCTGGTGGTGTTCAACGGCTACCCGAACCAGTACGACCACGACCCGCTCACCGCGAAGGTCGGCGAGCGCGTGCGGATCTGGGTGCTGGCCGCCGGGCCCAACGACGGCACCACGTTCCACGTGATCGGCGGGCAGTTCGACACCGTGTGGAAGGAGGGTGCCTACCTGCTGCGCGCGGGGAACTCCTCGCAGGGCGGCAGCCAGGCCCTGGACCTGGGGCCCGCCCAGGGCGGGTTCGTTGAGCTCGTCTTCCCCGAGGCCGGGCACTACCCGTTCGTCGACCATGCGATGGTGGACGCCGAACGCGGGGCCCACGGCATCGTCCGGGTGACGGACTGA
- a CDS encoding crotonase/enoyl-CoA hydratase family protein, translating to MTDTAERMDISSEHCLVDKRGHTLIVTMHRPEARNALSADMMATMQAAWDLVDEDPDIRVAILTGAGGAFCAGMDLKAMNSAPPGESMRTGDQEGGGGGAGSSSSGGLDVTRLPALLKGRRLTKPLIAAVEGAAVAGGTEILQGTDIRVAGRSARFGVAEAKWGLFPLGGSAVRLARQIPYTLAADLLLTGRLINAEEAREYGLIGHVVDDGAALDKALELAETIAGNGPVAVQAILRTLRETEGMHEEDAFPIEAKIGVEVFRSDDAKIGPKAFAQKQKPEFTGR from the coding sequence ATGACCGACACCGCAGAACGGATGGACATCAGCAGCGAGCACTGCCTGGTCGACAAGCGCGGACACACGCTCATCGTCACCATGCACCGCCCGGAGGCCCGCAATGCCCTGTCCGCGGACATGATGGCGACGATGCAGGCCGCGTGGGACCTCGTCGACGAGGACCCGGACATCCGCGTCGCGATCCTCACCGGGGCGGGCGGCGCGTTCTGCGCGGGCATGGATCTCAAGGCGATGAACAGCGCTCCCCCCGGCGAGTCGATGCGCACCGGCGACCAGGAAGGCGGAGGCGGGGGCGCAGGGTCCTCATCCTCGGGCGGGCTGGACGTCACGCGGCTGCCGGCCCTGCTCAAAGGCCGCCGGCTGACCAAACCCCTGATCGCGGCCGTCGAGGGGGCGGCCGTGGCCGGGGGCACCGAGATCCTGCAGGGCACCGACATCCGCGTGGCCGGGCGCAGCGCCCGGTTCGGCGTCGCGGAGGCCAAGTGGGGCCTGTTCCCGCTGGGCGGCTCGGCGGTGCGCCTGGCCCGCCAGATCCCGTACACCCTCGCCGCGGACCTGCTGCTCACAGGCCGGCTCATCAACGCCGAGGAGGCCCGCGAGTACGGCCTGATCGGCCACGTGGTGGACGACGGCGCCGCATTGGACAAGGCCCTCGAGCTGGCGGAGACCATCGCCGGCAACGGCCCCGTCGCGGTGCAGGCGATCCTGCGCACCCTCCGCGAAACCGAGGGCATGCACGAGGAGGACGCGTTCCCCATCGAGGCGAAGATCGGCGTCGAGGTGTTCCGCAGCGACGACGCGAAGATCGGCCCCAAAGCGTTCGCGCAGAAGCAGAAGCCGGAGTTCACAGGCCGCTAG
- a CDS encoding DUF559 domain-containing protein produces MRTRCRRLMPGIHLRRDVEYTAERQARALALWLRGRAVLAGFSAAVLWDTKWIDADRPAACNCPRRLPAPEGVDVYRDVLTEGDVTVRHGIALTTPVRTAFDLGRRLELDDAVAVLDAMYQTKLVRKQQLADYARRHPGSAHIRRLREAIVLSDEGGESPQETRTRLAIIRDGLPRPATQKYVLRSDGTAIGRVDMLWPRWRVIVEYEGDGHRAGSQFDRDCARWNALQDHGWQVVRVKNGMLDPDERGATMRLIRDALWRSGAPVDQWPSPTHPWVPPATHPDEAT; encoded by the coding sequence GTGCGCACCCGTTGCCGCAGGCTCATGCCCGGCATCCACCTGCGCAGAGACGTCGAATACACCGCAGAGCGCCAGGCGAGGGCACTAGCGCTGTGGCTCCGGGGCCGGGCGGTGCTCGCCGGATTCTCGGCGGCCGTGCTGTGGGACACGAAGTGGATCGACGCCGACAGGCCCGCTGCGTGCAATTGCCCGCGCCGCCTGCCCGCGCCCGAAGGAGTGGACGTGTACCGCGACGTGCTGACGGAAGGCGACGTCACCGTCCGGCACGGCATCGCGCTGACCACGCCCGTGCGCACCGCCTTCGACCTGGGCCGGCGGCTGGAGCTCGACGACGCCGTGGCTGTTCTCGACGCGATGTACCAGACGAAGCTCGTGCGCAAGCAGCAACTTGCCGACTACGCGCGCAGACATCCGGGGAGCGCACACATCCGACGGCTGCGCGAGGCTATCGTGCTCTCCGACGAGGGCGGTGAATCGCCGCAGGAGACGCGCACGCGGCTGGCGATCATCCGCGACGGGCTCCCCCGGCCGGCCACCCAGAAGTACGTCCTGCGATCGGACGGTACGGCGATCGGACGCGTCGACATGCTGTGGCCGCGGTGGCGGGTGATCGTGGAGTACGAGGGCGACGGGCATCGCGCCGGCAGCCAGTTCGACCGCGACTGCGCGCGCTGGAATGCGCTGCAGGACCACGGTTGGCAGGTCGTCCGCGTCAAGAACGGGATGCTCGACCCGGACGAGCGGGGTGCGACGATGCGGCTGATCCGCGATGCGCTCTGGCGGTCCGGCGCACCGGTGGATCAGTGGCCGTCGCCGACGCACCCGTGGGTGCCGCCCGCGACGCACCCGGACGAGGCCACCTGA
- a CDS encoding NAD(P)H-dependent flavin oxidoreductase, translating into MRTPLCEQLGIARPVFGFTPSEHVAAAISRAGGLGVLGCVRFNDPDELEATLAWMDENTDGKPYGVDVVMPAKVPTEGGQTDLESMIPPEHRAFVDRTLDDLGVPPLDTSDEHAAGVLGWLHSVARAQVDVALKHRPALIANALGSPPADIIAEAHGHGVPVAALAGAVPHALHHVESGVDIVIAQGYEAGGHTGEIASMVLVPEIVDAVQAAAGDRVSVLAAGGIGSGRQIAAALALGASGVWMGSYWLTAAEYKLGSASGEGPSTIQRALLSATSSDTVRSRIYSGKPARLLKTKWTDAWSAPGAPDPLPMPLQNILVSEAHQRISAADDPEVVAMPAGQIVGRMNTIRPVAESMDQLVGEYEKAVARLASL; encoded by the coding sequence ATGCGCACCCCTCTCTGCGAACAGCTCGGCATCGCACGTCCGGTGTTCGGCTTCACCCCCTCCGAACACGTGGCCGCTGCCATCAGCCGAGCCGGGGGCCTGGGCGTTCTCGGCTGCGTCCGGTTCAACGATCCGGACGAGCTCGAGGCGACCCTGGCCTGGATGGACGAGAACACCGACGGCAAGCCCTACGGCGTCGACGTGGTCATGCCGGCGAAGGTGCCCACCGAGGGCGGCCAGACCGACCTCGAGTCGATGATCCCGCCGGAGCACCGCGCCTTCGTCGACCGCACCCTCGACGACCTGGGCGTGCCGCCGCTGGACACGTCCGACGAGCACGCGGCGGGCGTGCTCGGCTGGTTGCATTCGGTGGCCCGCGCGCAGGTGGATGTGGCGCTGAAGCACCGCCCGGCCCTCATCGCCAACGCGCTGGGCTCACCACCCGCCGACATCATCGCCGAGGCGCACGGACACGGCGTGCCGGTCGCGGCCCTCGCCGGCGCGGTGCCGCACGCGTTGCACCACGTCGAGAGCGGCGTCGACATCGTCATCGCCCAGGGGTACGAGGCGGGCGGGCACACCGGGGAGATCGCGTCGATGGTCCTCGTCCCCGAGATCGTCGACGCTGTGCAGGCCGCCGCGGGCGACCGGGTCTCTGTGCTCGCGGCGGGCGGCATCGGCAGCGGCCGGCAGATCGCCGCGGCGCTGGCGCTCGGCGCGTCGGGCGTGTGGATGGGCTCGTACTGGCTCACGGCCGCCGAATACAAGCTGGGCAGCGCGTCGGGGGAGGGGCCGTCGACCATCCAGCGCGCCCTGCTGTCCGCCACGTCGTCGGACACGGTGCGCAGCCGCATCTACTCGGGAAAGCCGGCGCGGCTGCTCAAGACCAAGTGGACCGACGCGTGGTCCGCGCCCGGCGCGCCCGACCCGCTGCCGATGCCGCTGCAGAACATCCTCGTCAGCGAGGCCCATCAGCGGATCTCCGCGGCGGACGATCCGGAGGTGGTGGCGATGCCCGCCGGGCAGATCGTCGGCCGGATGAACACGATCCGCCCGGTGGCCGAGAGCATGGATCAGCTCGTCGGCGAATACGAGAAGGCAGTCGCCCGGCTCGCGTCGCTGTAG